One genomic segment of Clostridium estertheticum subsp. estertheticum includes these proteins:
- a CDS encoding D-alanyl-D-alanine carboxypeptidase family protein — MKIKRGEIMTKKSKVYLSLSLSLVLLFSTLVQTVHAEDLYVNAISAIALDCDSKVVLYEKNAYTPIEIASTTKIITALVAIKCGDLNKKIIISKKAATIRGSEIGLKEGEEITLKELLYGLLMRSGNDAAIAIAEGVSGSVDEFLKLMNEYALEIGLLNSNFESPHGLDSSNHYSTAYDLALITAKAKEVKIFNDIVGSKDIIAKDYDFTRSYHNINKILSVLPNSTGVKTGFTGKAGKCLVTSVKIQNRDIIIITLNCTPRWKETEKINNYIEKTYKYKKVVSKGDILGKIILKNGDSNVEIVSKKDIIIPVKNDQKIEIKVKKPLYEVYAPVHQGEKIGRLDVYANNKLLLTESLVSKSSVYSKTNFRFRFNKIINFILQ; from the coding sequence ATGAAAATTAAAAGAGGTGAAATCATGACAAAAAAATCTAAAGTGTATTTATCATTATCTTTAAGCTTAGTTTTACTATTTTCCACATTAGTTCAAACTGTCCATGCTGAGGATCTATATGTTAATGCAATTAGTGCTATAGCGTTAGATTGCGATTCAAAAGTTGTTTTATATGAAAAGAATGCATATACTCCAATTGAAATTGCAAGCACTACAAAGATAATAACTGCACTTGTTGCAATTAAATGTGGTGATTTAAACAAGAAAATAATTATATCAAAAAAGGCAGCAACTATACGCGGTTCCGAAATAGGTTTAAAAGAAGGAGAGGAGATAACTTTAAAAGAATTATTATATGGACTTTTAATGAGGTCTGGAAATGATGCAGCAATTGCAATTGCTGAAGGGGTAAGTGGTAGTGTTGATGAGTTTTTAAAACTTATGAATGAGTATGCCCTAGAAATTGGATTATTAAATAGTAATTTTGAATCTCCTCATGGATTGGATAGTAGTAATCATTATTCAACTGCATATGATTTAGCTTTAATAACTGCAAAGGCAAAAGAGGTTAAAATTTTTAATGATATAGTAGGCTCAAAAGATATTATTGCAAAGGACTATGATTTTACTAGAAGTTATCACAATATCAATAAAATTTTGTCTGTTTTACCAAATTCAACGGGTGTAAAAACAGGATTCACAGGCAAAGCAGGTAAATGTCTAGTGACTTCTGTCAAAATTCAAAATAGAGATATTATTATTATAACATTAAATTGTACTCCTAGATGGAAAGAAACTGAAAAAATAAATAACTATATTGAAAAAACTTATAAATATAAAAAGGTTGTAAGTAAAGGTGATATTCTAGGAAAAATTATTTTGAAAAATGGAGATAGCAATGTAGAAATAGTAAGTAAAAAAGATATTATAATTCCAGTTAAAAATGATCAAAAAATTGAAATTAAAGTTAAAAAACCATTATATGAGGTTTATGCACCAGTACATCAAGGTGAAAAAATTGGAAGGTTAGATGTATATGCAAATAATAAACTTCTATTAACAGAAAGTTTGGTATCTAAGAGTAGCGTTTACAGTAAAACTAATTTCAGATTTAGATTTAATAAAATTATAAACTTCATTTTACAATAA
- a CDS encoding DUF2953 domain-containing protein has protein sequence MFKFIIVFLFVLTIVLFPIHLKITLKYTNKVLEIYIYKKKLEVNKSLKSNSKDQLKAKPTKIFFKPLNLRDIDLSDINLSDINLIIHKFKKLKFKPTLTLNTKLEYGFDDAALVAIVFGLIHSTYSLLYLILINFVKIKNIDLKVTPQFKENNLNMEISSIIYINFVKIIYMAFIILPCLINIKHNKTNFKKYRGGNVHG, from the coding sequence ATGTTTAAATTTATAATAGTGTTTCTTTTTGTGTTAACAATTGTATTATTTCCAATCCATTTAAAAATAACTCTTAAATACACAAACAAAGTCTTGGAAATTTATATATATAAAAAGAAACTAGAGGTAAATAAATCCTTAAAAAGCAATTCAAAGGATCAATTAAAGGCTAAACCTACAAAAATATTTTTTAAACCATTAAATTTAAGAGATATAGATTTAAGTGATATAAATTTAAGTGATATAAATTTAATTATTCATAAATTTAAAAAGTTAAAGTTTAAGCCAACATTAACTTTAAATACTAAACTAGAATATGGATTCGACGATGCTGCCTTGGTAGCTATAGTATTTGGTTTAATTCATTCAACCTACAGTCTTTTGTATTTGATATTAATAAATTTTGTTAAAATTAAAAACATTGATCTTAAAGTTACGCCTCAATTTAAAGAAAATAATCTAAATATGGAAATTTCGAGTATAATATACATCAATTTTGTAAAAATTATTTATATGGCATTTATAATATTACCTTGCCTTATAAACATAAAACATAACAAAACAAATTTCAAAAAATATAGAGGAGGAAATGTACATGGATAA
- the ytfJ gene encoding GerW family sporulation protein translates to MDNHPIENLMRSTMESIKDMIDVNTIVGDPVKSLDGTTIIPISRVCFGFASGGSEFNNVNTADSTNKYPFGGGSGAGVTVKPVAFLVVKNDSIRLLSVDQQNTYDKIVDTVPQVIDIIKGMFKDKCANDTEPENKESDNKQKCDE, encoded by the coding sequence ATGGATAATCATCCAATTGAAAATTTAATGAGGAGCACCATGGAGAGTATAAAAGATATGATAGATGTTAACACCATTGTAGGAGACCCTGTAAAATCCTTAGATGGAACTACAATTATTCCTATATCAAGAGTATGTTTTGGTTTTGCATCTGGGGGTAGTGAGTTTAATAATGTTAATACTGCTGACTCAACTAATAAATATCCTTTCGGAGGTGGTTCTGGCGCCGGAGTCACGGTTAAACCAGTCGCGTTTTTAGTTGTTAAGAATGATTCAATTAGGCTATTATCTGTAGATCAGCAAAACACATATGATAAAATTGTTGATACCGTACCACAAGTTATCGATATTATTAAAGGTATGTTTAAAGATAAATGTGCTAATGATACAGAACCTGAAAATAAAGAATCAGACAATAAACAAAAGTGCGATGAATAA
- the scpB gene encoding SMC-Scp complex subunit ScpB, giving the protein MNEFNIKQLEGKDISTNNIYYSIIESLLFVAGESLKLTEIANILECSIEFTMKLINELKVKYQHEQRGIRIIETNDEYQLVTKPCNSEYVQKLLKINVRQSLSQASLETLAIIAYKQPMTRVEVEDIRGVKSDRAIYTLSEKRLIKESGRKNVPGRPIIYVTTDEFLKHFNFLNLNEMPSLEEFNDISEGKSPLL; this is encoded by the coding sequence ATGAATGAGTTTAATATTAAACAATTAGAAGGCAAGGATATTTCTACTAATAATATATATTATTCTATTATTGAATCGTTGCTATTTGTTGCTGGAGAATCATTGAAATTAACAGAAATTGCAAATATTTTAGAATGCAGTATTGAATTTACGATGAAGTTAATAAATGAATTAAAAGTAAAATATCAGCATGAGCAGAGAGGCATTAGAATTATAGAAACTAATGATGAATATCAACTTGTTACAAAACCATGTAATAGTGAATATGTCCAAAAGCTATTAAAGATAAATGTCAGGCAATCTTTATCTCAAGCTTCACTTGAAACTTTAGCCATAATTGCTTATAAGCAGCCAATGACGAGAGTGGAGGTTGAGGATATAAGAGGAGTTAAGAGCGATAGAGCAATTTACACCTTGTCAGAAAAAAGATTAATTAAAGAAAGTGGACGAAAAAATGTTCCGGGAAGACCAATCATATATGTAACCACAGATGAATTTCTTAAACATTTTAATTTTCTTAATCTAAATGAAATGCCTTCTTTAGAAGAGTTTAACGACATTTCAGAAGGAAAGTCTCCACTTTTATAA
- a CDS encoding segregation/condensation protein A — translation MPVSIKVTNFEGPFDLLLHLIKKNKMNIYDINIVEITNQYLEYLRSMREMDLEMTSEFIVIAATLIEIKSKYLLPKNKEDISTEDEYDVEKELMDKLVEYRKYKVIAENLKIMEQETGIMISKKPEIIEEDNQNSKEVDFLKNITIFDLHNLYNSLMEKYKNKMNTDIIVNKEILIDEYKIEDKMEELKQKLNHFGKIHFTNLIYGYSSKIEVIVMFLALLELIKIRSVRVFQENNFKAIYLERVN, via the coding sequence ATGCCAGTAAGTATAAAGGTAACTAATTTTGAAGGCCCGTTTGACTTATTATTGCACCTTATAAAGAAAAATAAGATGAATATTTATGATATTAACATTGTTGAAATTACGAATCAGTATTTGGAGTATCTTAGAAGTATGAGAGAAATGGATTTAGAAATGACATCAGAATTTATTGTTATAGCTGCAACTTTAATTGAAATTAAATCAAAATATTTGTTGCCCAAAAATAAAGAAGACATTAGTACTGAAGATGAATATGATGTGGAAAAGGAATTAATGGACAAACTAGTGGAATATAGAAAATATAAAGTTATAGCTGAAAATTTGAAGATTATGGAGCAAGAGACAGGTATAATGATTAGTAAAAAACCAGAAATAATTGAAGAAGATAATCAGAATAGTAAAGAAGTAGATTTTTTAAAAAATATTACAATTTTTGATTTGCATAATTTATATAATAGTTTAATGGAAAAATATAAAAATAAGATGAATACAGATATTATTGTAAATAAAGAAATATTGATAGATGAATATAAAATAGAAGATAAGATGGAGGAATTAAAACAAAAGCTAAATCATTTTGGAAAAATCCACTTTACAAACTTAATCTATGGTTATTCATCTAAAATAGAAGTTATTGTTATGTTCTTAGCGTTACTTGAGTTAATTAAGATTAGGAGTGTACGAGTATTTCAAGAAAACAATTTTAAAGCTATATATTTAGAAAGGGTAAATTAA
- a CDS encoding D-alanyl-D-alanine carboxypeptidase family protein: MLSLIFTTQFCNMPAKAENKDDKGIVVQAKSALLMEPTSGKIIYEKNSHEKFAPASVTKIMTMLLAMEAVDSGKIKLTDKITVSENSKKMGGSSMILDTGEVRTVEEILKGIAIASGNDAAVAMAEYLAGSEGAFVNMMNAKAKSLDMKDTSFKNCTGLSADGHITTAYDISIMSRELLKHPKILKYSSTYMETISEGRKAPIGLVNHNKLVRFFNGCDGLKTGFTNEAKYCISATAKQNNVRVLAIIMGAPTFKIRNSDASMLMNYGFSKFETKKVIVKDQNLEKVILNKKGDKFLIAKAQEDFLLTLERGNKNIITKKLVLKQGLIDYKKNVVIGSCEIYVDNKLCGKINICSDRDIKKSRVWDNIINNFTDLFDKAI, from the coding sequence ATGTTATCATTAATTTTTACCACGCAGTTTTGTAACATGCCGGCCAAAGCAGAAAATAAAGATGACAAAGGGATTGTCGTTCAGGCAAAGTCAGCATTATTAATGGAACCAACTAGTGGCAAAATAATATATGAAAAAAATTCTCATGAAAAATTTGCTCCAGCTTCGGTAACTAAAATAATGACTATGTTACTTGCTATGGAGGCAGTAGATTCTGGTAAAATAAAATTAACCGATAAGATAACTGTAAGTGAAAACTCGAAAAAAATGGGTGGAAGTAGTATGATACTTGATACAGGTGAAGTTAGAACTGTAGAAGAAATTTTAAAAGGAATTGCTATTGCATCAGGAAATGATGCAGCCGTTGCAATGGCAGAGTACTTAGCAGGTAGTGAAGGGGCTTTTGTTAATATGATGAATGCAAAAGCTAAAAGTTTGGATATGAAAGATACTAGTTTTAAAAACTGCACTGGTTTAAGTGCAGATGGACATATTACAACAGCATATGATATTTCAATTATGTCTAGAGAATTATTAAAACATCCTAAAATATTAAAATATTCATCAACATACATGGAAACTATTTCTGAGGGAAGGAAAGCTCCTATAGGTCTCGTAAACCATAATAAGCTTGTTAGATTTTTTAATGGATGTGATGGACTTAAAACTGGATTTACAAATGAAGCAAAATATTGCATATCAGCTACTGCAAAACAAAATAATGTTAGAGTGCTTGCAATAATTATGGGTGCACCAACTTTTAAAATAAGAAATAGTGATGCAAGTATGTTAATGAATTATGGTTTCTCTAAATTTGAAACTAAAAAGGTAATAGTGAAGGATCAAAATTTAGAAAAAGTAATTTTAAATAAAAAGGGTGACAAGTTTCTAATCGCTAAAGCACAAGAAGATTTTCTTCTAACTCTTGAAAGAGGTAATAAGAATATAATAACTAAAAAACTCGTTCTAAAACAAGGATTGATAGATTATAAAAAAAATGTAGTTATTGGATCTTGTGAAATATATGTTGATAACAAACTATGTGGTAAGATTAATATTTGTAGTGATAGAGATATTAAAAAATCTAGGGTATGGGATAACATTATAAATAATTTTACAGACTTATTTGATAAAGCAATTTAA
- a CDS encoding tyrosine recombinase, whose product MNDLLTIYIKKLQNNKLTRNTIDAYTRDVKRFIDFTEKRNETHETVDNITIMAYSEYLKKEGKANSSIARSIVSIRNYYKYLIKNNLAQNDPTAYFSLPKIKRNIPQILSIEEIDELLNQPEQLTIKGCRDKAMLELMYATGMKVSELLSLTVYDINLDSLYITCNNGRKNERIIPIGTHAISCTSEYLKIRNKINLNNLNLLFLNTKSEKMTRQGFWKIIKEYAKTTSIKKTINSYTIRHSFAVHLLQNGAGISAVQELLGHNSMSTTQIYSTVIKKNKIAEIYKNTFPRA is encoded by the coding sequence ATGAATGATTTATTGACGATTTATATAAAAAAATTACAAAATAATAAGTTGACGAGAAATACTATTGACGCCTACACGAGAGATGTAAAACGATTCATTGACTTCACGGAGAAGAGAAATGAAACCCACGAAACAGTTGATAACATAACAATAATGGCTTATTCTGAGTATCTAAAAAAAGAAGGCAAAGCGAATAGTTCGATAGCAAGAAGTATTGTTTCTATTAGAAATTACTATAAATATCTTATTAAAAACAACCTTGCCCAAAATGATCCAACAGCTTATTTTTCTCTCCCAAAAATCAAACGGAATATACCTCAGATTTTATCAATTGAGGAGATAGATGAATTATTAAATCAACCAGAGCAATTAACAATTAAAGGATGTAGAGATAAAGCAATGTTAGAATTAATGTATGCAACAGGCATGAAGGTCTCGGAACTTTTGAGTTTAACAGTATATGATATTAATTTAGATTCGTTATACATAACATGTAATAATGGTAGAAAAAATGAAAGAATAATTCCAATAGGTACACATGCGATTAGCTGTACGTCAGAATATTTAAAGATTAGAAATAAAATAAACTTAAATAACTTAAATTTACTTTTTTTAAACACAAAAAGTGAGAAAATGACAAGGCAAGGTTTTTGGAAAATCATTAAAGAATATGCTAAAACTACTAGCATAAAAAAAACAATAAATTCTTACACAATAAGACATTCATTTGCTGTACATTTATTACAAAATGGTGCAGGTATAAGTGCAGTTCAGGAGCTACTTGGACATAATAGTATGTCCACAACTCAAATTTATTCAACAGTAATTAAAAAAAATAAAATAGCAGAGATTTACAAGAACACTTTTCCTAGAGCATAG
- the spoIIM gene encoding stage II sporulation protein M, whose product MSSNTLVSNVNKHIQENYWLYIISILCVFTGIILGIYSVKYMGEFEHKDLVNYLVNFIDPSNTSGISYKLIFFQSIKNNLPVIIFLWFLGLTIVGLPIIVIIDLLKGFTVGFTFSFMISGLGKSGIGIAMLGVLPQNLIYIPCTIFASVISMEFSIMLLRNKFNKQWTSSISSRIIYYSVIFIVIIAFLFIGIIIESYIAPYFVKNLINNLGSLSK is encoded by the coding sequence ATGTCATCTAACACATTGGTAAGTAATGTAAATAAACATATACAAGAGAATTATTGGTTGTATATTATAAGTATTTTGTGTGTATTTACAGGTATAATTTTAGGGATTTATAGTGTGAAGTATATGGGTGAATTTGAACACAAGGATTTAGTGAATTATTTAGTTAATTTTATTGATCCTTCAAACACAAGTGGGATTAGTTATAAATTAATATTTTTTCAATCAATAAAAAACAATTTACCAGTAATTATTTTTCTATGGTTTTTAGGGTTAACTATTGTGGGTTTACCAATTATTGTGATCATTGATTTGTTAAAAGGATTTACAGTTGGGTTCACATTTAGTTTTATGATTAGTGGGCTAGGAAAGAGTGGTATTGGTATTGCAATGCTAGGGGTATTACCTCAAAATTTAATTTATATTCCATGCACTATTTTTGCATCGGTGATATCAATGGAATTTTCTATAATGTTATTAAGAAACAAGTTCAATAAACAATGGACAAGTAGTATATCTAGCAGAATAATATATTATAGCGTTATATTTATTGTAATAATTGCTTTCTTATTTATAGGGATAATTATAGAATCATATATAGCACCTTATTTTGTTAAAAATCTTATTAATAATTTGGGAAGTCTAAGCAAATGA
- a CDS encoding IS200/IS605 family element transposase accessory protein TnpB translates to MRIETNSSTRIYKDKLSFENLNNLSNILYIGNEAKIKTYSILVYNHEKGLSQSIHLTIKNMFNLNTYYTNYAVCEAKWNKSSNVELNKMYIDDLKQNINHREKSAKDLTNKIKFWSKIHTHIIDISKAIKNSKSLPKFKYYRPYYFYMSDDKIFVEANYKNKTIIYNMYDFEHALVVKKISRLTNKLNMIKRGIGYQKQKLARLNTSAVKSCFGTKKLFKAQHTLYNEHFEWKEDFYKARHKTIELQGLKTVTQGNACVKYNYETNLLKIQLPYENKIGAYHSSQWFEVENVDFPYHKDLLIEALNTKNSPVSLRIEDKGDYFLFKPSYKLFKDESQINCSKANGIVGYDINYDHIAWSETDCIGNLLDFGTIHFNIANKTSGQISKILEKGALGLVQIARDKNKPLAGEDIKNISKSKLTYGNTKRNIKISMFAHKKIIEAISSRAFKENLAVFYVNPAYTSQMGKIKYMKAKGISIHVSAAYCIARRALGYKEKIPLIYRTFTTNWRVLSKELKTLKIHYLYKISSTFGYTDLKAFVKDTIVSNYTVFKEKPIIKFSFN, encoded by the coding sequence TTGAGAATAGAAACTAATTCTTCTACAAGAATATATAAAGATAAGCTTAGCTTTGAAAATCTCAACAATCTATCGAATATACTGTATATTGGTAATGAAGCTAAAATTAAAACTTATTCAATTCTTGTTTACAATCATGAGAAAGGTCTTTCTCAGAGTATTCATTTAACTATTAAAAATATGTTTAATCTTAATACTTATTATACAAACTATGCTGTTTGCGAAGCTAAATGGAATAAATCTTCTAATGTTGAATTAAACAAAATGTACATAGATGATTTAAAGCAGAACATTAATCATAGAGAGAAATCAGCTAAGGATTTAACTAATAAAATTAAATTTTGGAGTAAAATTCATACTCATATTATCGATATATCTAAGGCTATTAAAAATAGTAAAAGCCTCCCCAAATTTAAGTATTATAGACCATATTATTTTTATATGTCAGATGATAAGATTTTTGTTGAGGCAAATTATAAAAATAAAACAATTATATATAATATGTACGATTTTGAACATGCTCTTGTCGTAAAAAAAATTAGCAGATTAACTAATAAACTGAATATGATTAAGCGTGGTATAGGTTATCAAAAACAAAAACTTGCAAGACTTAATACAAGTGCAGTAAAATCATGTTTTGGTACTAAGAAACTATTCAAAGCCCAGCATACATTATATAACGAGCATTTTGAATGGAAAGAAGACTTCTATAAAGCTAGACATAAAACTATAGAACTTCAAGGACTTAAAACAGTTACACAAGGAAATGCTTGTGTTAAATACAACTACGAAACGAATTTACTAAAGATCCAACTGCCATATGAAAATAAAATAGGTGCATATCATAGTTCACAATGGTTTGAAGTAGAAAATGTTGATTTTCCTTACCATAAAGACTTATTAATAGAAGCTCTAAACACTAAAAATTCCCCTGTTTCCTTACGAATTGAAGACAAAGGAGATTACTTTTTGTTTAAGCCATCTTATAAACTATTTAAAGATGAAAGTCAAATTAATTGTTCTAAGGCAAATGGAATTGTAGGCTATGATATAAACTACGACCATATTGCATGGAGTGAAACTGATTGTATCGGCAACCTATTAGACTTTGGCACTATACATTTTAATATAGCAAATAAAACTTCAGGGCAAATTTCAAAAATTTTAGAAAAGGGTGCCTTAGGACTTGTTCAAATAGCCAGGGATAAAAATAAACCACTTGCTGGTGAGGATATTAAAAACATCAGTAAATCCAAATTAACTTATGGGAATACTAAACGAAATATAAAAATCAGTATGTTTGCGCATAAAAAAATCATTGAAGCAATCAGTTCTAGGGCTTTTAAAGAAAATTTAGCCGTATTTTATGTTAATCCAGCATACACTAGCCAAATGGGTAAAATAAAATATATGAAAGCTAAAGGAATATCTATTCATGTATCCGCTGCATATTGTATAGCTCGTAGAGCTCTTGGGTATAAAGAGAAAATACCTTTGATATATAGAACATTTACAACTAATTGGAGGGTACTGTCCAAAGAGTTAAAGACACTTAAAATACATTATTTATATAAAATTTCAAGCACCTTCGGATACACAGACTTAAAAGCTTTTGTAAAAGATACTATAGTAAGCAATTATACTGTCTTCAAAGAAAAGCCTATTATAAAGTTTAGTTTTAATTAA
- a CDS encoding aspartyl-phosphate phosphatase Spo0E family protein: MTNMNEITQKIEDLRKAMHQLINEKDRLTDPKLVELSQKLDGLLNEYDDLLD; this comes from the coding sequence ATGACAAATATGAATGAAATAACACAAAAGATTGAAGACTTAAGAAAAGCGATGCACCAGTTAATCAACGAAAAAGACAGATTAACTGACCCAAAACTGGTAGAGCTAAGCCAAAAGCTAGATGGACTACTAAATGAATACGATGATCTATTAGATTAA
- a CDS encoding site-specific integrase, translating to MSIQLMSYEQTLRLFSKYMQEEKNIEYVIKITEKDIRDYVVYIKNRGKYTVVIDKKILKGNIPEAR from the coding sequence TTGAGTATACAATTGATGAGTTATGAACAAACACTTAGGTTATTTTCTAAATATATGCAAGAAGAAAAAAATATAGAATATGTTATTAAAATCACAGAAAAAGACATTAGAGATTATGTTGTATATATAAAAAACAGAGGTAAATATACGGTAGTGATAGATAAAAAAATACTAAAAGGTAATATTCCCGAGGCACGATGA
- the spo0A gene encoding sporulation transcription factor Spo0A — MEESRISVLIADDNKEFCNILNDYLLSQRDIMVTGIAKDGIEALKLIKERKPDLVVLDIIMPHLDGLGVLERLGSMDLNPIPKIIVLSAVGQDKITQRAIALGADYYVVKPFDMEVFTKRIRQMFNNTISSDNSNKKPISFIDTTEVRKSNRNEPMDLEAEITNIIHEIGVPAHIKGYMYLREAITMVVNDIELLSAVTKELYPSIAKKFNTTASRVERAIRHAIEVAWGRGQVETINKIFGYTVHNAKGKPTNSEFIAMVADKLRLQNRVS; from the coding sequence ATGGAAGAATCAAGAATTAGTGTGCTTATTGCAGATGATAATAAAGAGTTTTGTAATATTTTAAATGATTATTTGTTAAGCCAAAGAGATATTATGGTTACAGGTATTGCAAAAGATGGAATAGAGGCTCTTAAGTTAATAAAAGAGAGAAAACCTGATCTAGTAGTATTGGATATAATAATGCCACATTTAGATGGTCTTGGCGTCCTTGAAAGATTAGGCAGTATGGATCTTAATCCAATACCTAAAATAATAGTTTTATCTGCAGTGGGACAAGATAAAATAACACAAAGGGCTATAGCACTTGGAGCAGATTATTATGTAGTAAAACCATTTGATATGGAAGTTTTCACAAAAAGAATAAGGCAGATGTTTAACAATACGATTTCTAGTGATAACAGTAATAAAAAACCAATTTCGTTTATTGATACTACTGAAGTTAGGAAAAGCAACCGTAATGAACCTATGGACTTAGAAGCTGAAATAACAAATATAATACATGAAATTGGAGTGCCAGCCCATATTAAGGGATATATGTATTTAAGAGAAGCAATTACTATGGTAGTAAATGATATTGAACTTTTATCTGCAGTGACAAAGGAATTATACCCATCTATTGCTAAAAAGTTTAATACTACTGCTAGTAGGGTGGAGAGAGCAATAAGACATGCTATAGAAGTAGCATGGGGACGTGGTCAAGTTGAAACCATAAACAAAATATTTGGTTATACCGTTCATAATGCTAAAGGTAAACCAACTAATTCAGAATTTATAGCAATGGTTGCTGATAAGCTAAGATTACAAAATAGGGTTAGCTAG